From the genome of Phoenix dactylifera cultivar Barhee BC4 unplaced genomic scaffold, palm_55x_up_171113_PBpolish2nd_filt_p 002088F, whole genome shotgun sequence:
ACCACTGGGATCACATGCATAACACGAATCATAAGGACTTTTCAAGGGTTGTAATGGGGCTTAGGATCAAGGTGGGAAATATTTGGGAATGTAGTTTAAAAGCCATCAAAACTAGTGGAGCAAAAATGAATCAACTCAAGCTAGCATATATGACATGTAAAACCAATCACTCCATTCAGCAGCTTCTTCAATTTGGCTTCAAAGCATTTAAACCATGTGAAACTTTTGTATTGAAAAAGAGATCGTTCAAAAGGAACACTTTTCGTTTGCAGCAGGGAACGATCTTTCACAACAACTTCCACCTTtgtatatatcacatataaacagatccctttattttttttcgaattgtaggaggaattatgaacataaacagtttgtacattaaaaatgatttcctccattactttttctctttctttcttttttttttttttttttttttgtgaacaaTGATTACAGCAACTATGGAACTCACGATTTGAGAATGAAAATATGTTTCATTTCACCAGTCATAGCCATACCACAAATCCAGGCACCCCCACACTTATTTCTTGTACACCCATACATatcataatgatgaataatgctccaCTAGTTTTACGGCTTgggtaaagatattgtttttttttttcagatttaaagcttgtaacatgggttcacaataaatgaaaaaggtcaataaagctcaaaggggttcaacaaaggaaaaaaaaaattaattacaaggtaggctatttggcttatgtagcttataacaaagaaggccttaatcatgttcatgcatgcatgtgtcaatgtgacctcaaagagaatcaaggcaagttctagagaaataaatccatggaagaatatctctcatgaaagaaaataatgagactgatatggatgtgtcagtctaaaggctcaaaatctcaccggcttttgtctaccaaatttagtcactaccattctcaaggaaaataactagactaattaattctaagttgaagaattatgttatgagttttttttttttaagcttaattgaatcttgctcatgacatacacaacctaaatccctccccacacttaaaacttacgttgtccccaatgtaaggctaaatgcaaaggaaaagcaaaaataaccaaaatataagtgcgaaaataagaagaaaaaggaacaaactccccttgggttgcctcccaagcagcgcctttgtttattgtcattggctcgactcaatgcttccttcttcaattagtataaatcgggtcctcaaggtccaactctgctacattctctacttgggaaccttcaaagaaaggcttaagtctatggccattcaccttgaacactttggaagttgctaaactttgaatttcaactgcaccatgaggaaaaatattagtaacaacaaaaGGTCCAATCCAACGAGAACGCAACTTACCCGGAAACAAACGAAGCCGTGAATggtatagaaggactttttgaccaactttaaactccttcctagagatcatcttgtcatgaaaagccttcgtcttttccttgtaaatccttgcactctcataggcatcattgcgaatttcttctaactcttgtagttgtaacttcctgtgttctccactttcatccatcttcatgttgaaactcttgatagcccaataagccttgtgttctaactcaactggaaggtggcatggtttCCCAAACACCAACCGATAAGGTGACATACCAATGGGCGTCTTATATGCAGTCCTATACGCCCACAAGGCATCATCCAAGCGCAAACTCCAATCTTTTCTACTTGGATTGACCGTCTTTTCAAGGATAGACTTGATCTCTCGATTTGACACTTCCGCTTGtccactagtttgcggatgataGGCAGTTGACACCTTGTGGGTCACATGGTACTTTCTCAACAAAGCCTCCACAGTTCGATTGCAAAAGTGAGTGCCTCGATCACTTATTAGAGCGCATGGAATTCCAAATCTGGAGAATATGTTAGACTTGATAAAATCTGTAACAACTTTAGAATCGTCAGTCCTAGTAGCTTTAGCTTCCACCCATTTCGAGACATAATCAACAGCAagcaaaatataaacataaccGAAAGAGATAGGGAACggtcccatgaaatcgatgccccaaacatcaaaaatttcgcaaaatagtatgggggtttgtggcatcttattcctttgggatatattacctgtcttttgacaatgatcgcatgacttacaaaaagaatatgaatctcgaaataaagacggccaatagaaaccacattctagcacttttcTTGCCGTCCTCTTAGCTCCAAAATGACCTCCACATGCATAAGAATGACAAAAGGTAAGaatagaaataatttcattttcaggaacgcaccttcttatcacttgatctgcacaatGCTTCCATAAGTATGGGTCATCCCACACATAGTATTTGGCATCACTCTTGATCTTATCTCTTTGAGCCTTAGACAAACCAGAAGGTAACATATTAGTAACCAAATAATTTACAAGATTTGCATACCAAGGTAATGTCACACTTGTGGAGAACAATTGCTCATCAGGGAATGTTTCCTGCAGACTAATTTCATCTTCCATATGAACTAAACGACTCAAATGATCTGCGACACGATTTTCTGTCCCTCTTTTGTCTTTGATCTCCAAGTCAAATTCACTTAATAGAAGTATCCATCTTATTAATCTTGGTTTTGcctctttcttcatcatcaaataacgaagagctgcatgatcagagtaaacaatgactttagtaccaagcaaataagatcgaaacttttctAAAGCAAAAACAACAGCTAAAAGTTCTTTTTCAGTAGTAGAGTAATTTCTCTGGGCATCATTCAAAGTTCCTGAAACATAATAAATGGCATGAGACACTTTTCCAATTCTTTGACCCAAAACAGCGCCTACTGCATAATCACTTGCGTCGCACATTATCTCGAAAGGAATGTTCCAATTAGGGGGCTGGATAACTGGGGCAGAGGTCAAAAGTTCCTTCAGCTTATCAAACGCATTTTTACACGCCTCATCGAACTCAAAGGCCATATTCTTTTGTAGCAACTTGCATAAGGGTAATGCTACTTTGGAgaagtccttgatgaatcttcggtaAAAACCTGCATGTCCAAGAAAAGAACGAACTTCCCGCACACAAGTGGGAGAAGGTAAAGATTGAATAATATCAACTTTAGCTCTATCTACCTCAATTCCCCTAGATGAAACAACATGACCCAAAACTATACCTTGTtcaaccataaaatgacatttttcagaatttaacacaaggttagtttctatgcatctttgaagaacaagtgtaaggttatgcaaacaaatatcaaaagagtctccataaactgtgaaatcatccataaagacttctatgatatgctcaatataatctgaaaatatgCTAACCATACACCTTTGGAAAGTGGCTGGGGCGTTACAAAGACCAAAGGGCATGCGACGATATGCAAAAGTCCCAAATGGGCATGTAAAAGTCGTCTTTTCTTGATCCTCCGGAGCAATTGCAATCTGAAAATAGcctgaataaccatcaagaaaacaatagtaagaatgaccagctaacctttcgagcatttgatcaataaaaggtaaagGAAAGTGGTCCTTGCGAGTTACagcatttaattttctataatctatACAAACCCGCCACCCATTTTGAATACGGGTAGGAACTAACTCATCATTCTGATTTTTCACAACCGTTATTCCAGTCTTTTTAGGAACCACTTGAACCGGGCTAACCCAATTGCTATCCGAAATAGGATAAATCACTCCAACTTCAAGAAGTTTGAGGATCTCCTTCTTCACTACATCCATTATGGGTGGGTTCAATCTTCTTTGCGGTTGACGGGAAGGTTTTGCTCCCTCTTCAAGTAAGATACGATGCATGCATGTAGTCGGGCTAATTCCTTTAATATCTGCAATTGTCCAACCAATAGCCGTTTGATGCTCCTTAAGGATCTGCACAAGCTTTTCTTCTTGCAGTGCACTAAGTTTATTGGAGATGATCACTGGTAATGTTTCTCTGTCTCCAAGGAACACGTACTTAAGGTGACTGGGGAGAGGCTTCAAATCTGGAATAGGGGCCTGCAAAACAGAGGGTAAAGGCCTTCCGTTAGAAACTGGTAATGCAATATAAGAAACGTTACCTGACTGCTGTAACTTTGGAAAATTATTCAATGCTGCAACAATTTCCTGCAAATCAGTACTCAAGACTAACTCCTCATTCTCTGTCTCAAGATGCTTACTAATAGCAACTTCCAATCCATCTTTTCCatcaagttcaaaaacttcctGTGCTAAAGAATCAATCACATCAATAGAATAAACAGGATTATCATCACCAGGATATTTCATGGCATCATAAATATTAAACTTAATAATTTCACCATCAAATTCCATGGTAAGTGTGCCACTATGAACATCTATCTTAGTCTTGGATGTCTTTAAGAATGGTCTTCCTAACAAAATAGGAGCAGTTTGATCACCATTCTCCATATCAAGCACATAGAAATCAACAGGAAAAACCAAATCATTGACTTGCACAAGAACATCCTCAACTACACCCTTAGGATAGGCATTAGatctatcagccaattgaatcacaacaccagttttattcaaaggtccaggtttcaaagaagcatatatagaatatgacatgacattgatAGAAGCTCCTAAATCTATCATGGCTTTCTCAAATCTAGTATTACCTATCATACAAGGGATAGTAAACATACCTGGATCTTTGCACTTTGCAGGAAGTTTTCTTTGAATAACTGCAGAAATATTCTCTCCAACTCTTACCGTCTCACATCCTTTAAGTTTCTGTTTCCGCTTAATTGTACACAGTTCTTTCAGAAATTTAGCATAACGAGGTACTTGTTTAATAGCATCTAAAAGTGGAATATTTACCTCGCATCTACGAAAAGTCTCATATAAATCTTTATTTTGCTCATCTTTTCTAGATTCTGCTAAAGcttgagaaaaaggagatactgGTTTATAAGCCGAAAGAGGAGGAAACTTATGCTTAGgtacatcatcatcattggaAACGTTCCTGTCTGCAAcgatatttttctccttttcttgtttcGACGATGCAGGGGTTGCCTTTGTTGGAATCTCAACCTCCTTACCACTTCTCAAAACGATTGCACTTGCATTTTCTCTTGGATTTACTACTGTTTGAGAGGGTAATTTTCCCGAACTTTGTGCCTCTAGCCGACTAATTGCGGTTGCCATCTGGCCCATTTGATTGTCTAAACTTTGAATACTGGCCCTCGCCTCATGCTGAAATTGTTTTGTCTCCTGTTGAAATTGCAAAGTATTAGTGGCAAGAGTCTTAACAATATCTTCTAAAGACATACCAGAATTAGAAGTTTGGCCCGGTTGTTGTCTCGGAGGATACGGCTGCTGATATTGCTGAAAATTTGGGCGGTTTTGAGTCGCGGGCTGATTTACTTGTGGATTCCTATAACTAAGATTGGGGTGATCCCTCCATCCCTGGTTATATGTGCTCGAATAGGGATCATACTTCCTTTGAGGTTGTCCAGGAAAACCACCCGCCGCATTCACTTGCTCAGTGGGCTCCTCTTGAAGAGTTGGGCACATATCAGTTGGATGTCCTACTACCGAACAAATCCCACAAGCCTTTTCTGTTTGCATATTACCTACAGCCATTTGACGAACAAGAGAAGTTAGACTCGCAATTTGCTGTTCAAGGGAAGAAATATTTACCTCATTAACATGCTTAGATGGAGGGTCAAGCCTAGTGCCAAATTGTTGAGAATTGGCTGCCATATTTGCAATCAAGTTTCTCGCGGTTTCTGGAGTTTTATCCACCAAAGCTCCTCCACTAGCAGCATCAATCATGCTCCTTTCAGTGGGTAGAAGGCCCTCATAAAAATACTGGATAAGTAGCTGCTCACTAATTTGATGATGGGGGCAGCTTGCACATAATTTCTTGAAACGTTCCCAGTATTCGTGTAGGTACTCTCCGTTTTGCTGCCTTACACCACAAATTTCTTTTCGAATGTTGGCCGCCCTTGAAGCTGGAAAATATTTCTCTAAAAATAATCTCTTCATCTCGTTCCATATGGTAATACTTCCAGATGGTAGATAATAGAGCCAATCCTTAGCCGAATCCTTCAAAGAAACGGAAAGGCTCTTAATTTAATTTGCTCTTCGGTCACCCCCGTGGGTTTCATACTCGTGCATACCACATGAAACTCCTTTAGATGCttgtgaggatcttcacctgcaaggccatggaaagtgggcaagagatgtattagtccagattttaattcaaaagtagtagcatctagagtagggaatgttatgcataatggttgttgattcaaatcaggggcagcaagctctttcaaagttcgattttcagccatgacttcctcttcttctaaatcagaATTGCTAGCAAATAAGGAATCAAGAGCTAGATCGTTCACTTCAGAATTTCTTCGAGCTTCCCTCCTTAACCTGCACAAAGTTCTCTCTATTTCTGGATCACACTGCAAATCACCTTGATTAGAAGAGCGAGTTACAGTCATAAACAATCAAGGAAACTCTAATAA
Proteins encoded in this window:
- the LOC120109375 gene encoding uncharacterized protein LOC120109375 → MENGDQTAPILLGRPFLKTSKTKIDVHSGTLTMEFDGEIIKFNIYDAMKYPGDDNPVYSIDVIDSLAQEVFELDGKDGLEVAISKHLETENEELVLSTDLQEIVAALNNFPKLQQSGNVSYIALPVSNGRPLPSVLQAPIPDLKPLPSHLKYVFLGDRETLPVIISNKLSALQEEKLVQILKEHQTAIGWTIADIKGISPTTCMHRILLEEGAKPSRQPQRRLNPPIMDVVKKEILKLLEVGVIYPISDSNWVSPVQVVPKKTGITVVKNQNDELVPTRIQNGWRVCIDYRKLNAVTRKDHFPLPFIDQMLERLAGHSYYCFLDGYSGYFQIAIAPEDQEKTTFTCPFGTFAYRRMPFGLCNAPATFQSSSLFDDEERGKTKINKMDTSIK
- the LOC120109374 gene encoding uncharacterized protein LOC120109374, yielding MKRLFLEKYFPASRAANIRKEICGVRQQNGEYLHEYWERFKKLCASCPHHQISEQLLIQYFYEGLLPTERSMIDAASGGALVDKTPETARNLIANMAANSQQFGTRLDPPSKHVNEVNISSLEQQIASLTSLVRQMAVGNMQTEKACGICSVVGHPTDMCPTLQEEPTEQVNAAGGFPGQPQRKYDPYSSTYNQGWRDHPNLSYRNPQVNQPATQNRPNFQQYQQPYPPRQQPGQTSNSGMSLEDIVKTLATNTLQFQQETKQFQHEARASIQSLDNQMGQMATAISRLEAQSSGKLPSQTVVNPRENASAIVLRSGKEVEIPTKATPASSKQEKEKNIVADRNVSNDDDVPKHKFPPLSAYKPVSPFSQALAESRKDEQNKDLYETFRRCEVNIPLLDAIKQVPRYAKFLKELCTIKRKQKLKGCETVRVGENISAVIQRKLPAKCKDPDLMPILRV